In a single window of the Montipora capricornis isolate CH-2021 chromosome 11, ASM3666992v2, whole genome shotgun sequence genome:
- the LOC138023354 gene encoding lactadherin-like, with translation MQNGRIKSQQISASSVWDKNTLPWNGRLHLRRRGSQVGAWIARHNTHYQWLQVDLIRAMRVVKFAMQGRQDYGQWVTQVYLSSSVDGAHFAEYKINSARKTFPGNKDQNSIVQHRLFPRIKARFVRVHPSGWYRHIAMRVEFYGCSQGSCFLPLGLEDKRITDGALTASTYYNTYYSPWYGRINSIYSWGARTNNVNQWFQVNFLSVVKVTGIATQGRQNANYWVKTYTLYYSPDSTNFRYYTEGRGAKYFIGNRDRNSIVTHAINPPLLARFVRIHPKSWSSHICMRVELYGCRAGYSVPGLVVADEKKKK, from the exons ATGCAAAATGGACGCATAAAATCCCAACAGATTTCAGCATCCTCGGTCTGGGACAAAAACACTCTTCCCTGGAATGGAAGACTTCATCTTCGTCGACGAGGGTCGCAAGTAGGAGCCTGGATTGCACGCCATAACACTCATTACCAGTGGCTGCAGGTTGATCTTATCCGCGCAATGCGTGTGGTGAAGTTCGCTATGCAGGGGCGCCAAGACTACGGCCAATGGGTTACCCAGGTCTACTTGTCATCCAGTGTGGATGGAGCACATTTTGCCGAATATAAAATAAACAGCGCTCGAAAG ACGTTTCCAGGAAACAAGGATCAAAACAGCATTGTGCAACATCGATTATTTCCACGAATTAAAGCTCGCTTCGTCCGTGTTCATCCAAGTGGTTGGTACCGACATATTGCCATGAGGGTGGAGTTTTATGGATGCTCACAAG GGAGCTGTTTCCTTCCTCTTGGTTTAGAAGACAAGCGTATCACAGACGGTGCTTTAACAGCGTCGACTTACTACAATACGTACTATTCGCCGTGGTACGGTAGGATAAACAGTATCTATTCTTGGGGAGCACGCACCAATAACGTAAACCAATGGTTCCAAGTGAACTTCCTGTCGGTTGTCAAGGTAACGGGGATAGCAACTCAAGGAAGACAGAACGCGAACTACTGGGTGAAAACGTATACGTTGTACTACAGCCCGGACTCTACGAACTTCCGTTATTACACAGAAGGACGTGGTGCAAAG TACTTCATAGGAAACCGTGACCGAAACTCTATCGTCACGCACGCTATCAACCCACCACTACTGGCGCGTTTTGTTCGTATTCACCCAAAATCATGGTCAAGTCATATTTGTATGAGAGTGGAACTGTATGGTTGCCGAGCAG gttactctgtcccaggacttgtggtagcagatgaaaagaaaaagaagtga
- the LOC138023355 gene encoding EGF-like repeat and discoidin I-like domain-containing protein 3 — MADREIENLQNRFYNNPVGLQNKKLKNSAITVSSFLNNNFAPWFARLHGVRSWISKDTNHNQWIQVDLGRAMRITGIATQGRQDGAYWVTAYYVKFSLDGIYFAIVRHWWNAVKQFQGNYDMLSVQTHAFTPSLYTRYVRINPRGWRSRIAMRMELYGGAWNACDMPLGVEDGRVAGPVMTASSYVSTSYGPMYGRLNGYRAWGPRRNERKPWLQVDFLAMTKVTRVATQGQYNANYWVKIYYIMYAKNKNQFTPYREGKTTKVRFSVFLCGKRQRKIKERYFFNLDIEH, encoded by the exons atggcggatcgTGAAATCGAAAACTtacaaa ATCGCTTCTATAACAATCCTGTTGGccttcaaaataaaaaactcAAGAACTCCGCCATCACTGTATCCTCTTTCCTCAACAACAATTTCGCACCGTGGTTTGCAAGGCTCCATGGCGTCCGCTCGTGGATCAGCAAAGACACAAATCACAACCAGTGGATTCAAGTTGATCTCGGACGCGCCATGAGGATCACCGGCATCGCGACTCAAGGAAGACAAGATGGAGCCTACTGGGTTACTGCTTATTATGTGAAGTTCAGCTTGGATGGAATATACTTCGCCATAGTCAGGCATTGGTGGAATGCTGTTAAG CAATTTCAAGGAAACTATGATATGCTGTCAGTCCAAACACACGCGTTCACACCTTCGCTCTACACGCGATACGTACGAATCAACCCACGAGGATGGAGGTCACGTATTGCCATGAGAATGGAGTTATACGGAGGCGCATGGA ATGCCTGTGATATGCCTCTGGGAGTCGAAGACGGACGTGTCGCAGGTCCGGTCATGACAGCCTCCTCTTACGTCAGCACGTCTTACGGACCTATGTATGGTAGACTCAACGGCTATAGGGCATGGGGACCCAGACGAAACGAAAGAAAGCCGTGGCTACAAGTCGACTTCCTGGCTATGACAAAAGTGACACGCGTGGCCACTCAGGGACAGTACAATGCAAATTACTGGGTCAAGATATATTACATTATGTatgccaaaaataaaaatcaattcactCCGTATCGCGAGGGAAAGACAACAAAGGTACGTTTTTCTGTGTTTTTATGTgggaaaagacaaagaaaaattaaagaaaggtatttctttaatttagaTATAGAACATTAG
- the LOC138023356 gene encoding lactadherin-like: MRVEFYGCRTDKCKMPLGLEDFRIDSGALTASSYVNYNHGPDRARLNWPSGHSRSGAWVAKHRNTNQWLQVELAHPAKITGVATQGRYDAYQWVTTYAVSHSMDGKTFKAYLEYGRNKLFSGNYNRYTIVKHDLTPPIRAKFVRFNPKGYRTYIAMRIELYGCYYGGAQQGRLIEIHDPVTSRRYHYEILKC, encoded by the exons ATGCGAGTGGAGTTTTATGGATGTCGGACTG ACAAATGCAAGATGCCACTTGGTTTAGAAGACTTTCGCATCGACAGCGGTGCTCTCACGGCCTCTTCTTATGTCAACTACAACCATGGCCCAGATCGCGCACGACTTAACTGGCCGTCAGGACACAGCCGATCAGGTGCCTGGGTAGCAAAACACAGGAACACCAATCAGTGGCTTCAAGTGGAATTAGCTCACCCGGCCAAAATAACAGGCGTGGCTACACAGGGTCGGTACGATGCCTACCAATGGGTTACAACGTATGCTGTATCTCACAGTATGGATGGAAAAACGTTTAAAGCGTATCTTGAATACGGAAGGAATAAG TTGTTTAGCGGAAACTACAATCGTTACACCATCGTGAAGCACGACCTCACTCCACCGATCAGGGCCAAGTTTGTCCGATTTAATCCTAAAGGGTACCGTACCTACATTGCAATGAGAATAGAGCTATATGGGTGTTACTACGGAGGAG CTCAACAGGGACGTTTAATTGAGATCCATGACCCTGTGACATCAAGGAGATATCACTATGAGATCTTAAAGTGCTAG